The following proteins come from a genomic window of Sorghum bicolor cultivar BTx623 chromosome 3, Sorghum_bicolor_NCBIv3, whole genome shotgun sequence:
- the LOC8069801 gene encoding brassinosteroid LRR receptor kinase BRI1 — MESPGLVAVVALFVAVVAAVAADDAQLLEQFKEAVPSQSQAADFRGWSASDGACKFPGAGCRGGRLTSLSLAAVPLNADFRAVEATLLQLGSLETLSLRGANVSGALAAVPRCGAKLQSLDLSGNAGLRGSVADVDALAAACAGLSALNLSGCSVGGPRSAGAVASGFARLDALDLSDNKISGDGDLRWMVGAGVGAVRRLDLSGNKISALPEFNNCSGLEYLDLSGNLIAGEVAGGILADCRGLRTLNLSGNHLVGPFPPDVAALTSLAALNLSNNNFSSELPADAFTELQQLKALSLSFNHFNGTIPDSLAALPELDVLDLSSNSFSGTIPSSICQGPNSSLRMLYLQNNYLSGAIPESISNCTRLQSLDLSLNNINGTLPASLGKLGELRDLILWQNLLVGEIPASLESLDKLEHLILDYNGLTGGIPPELSKCKDLNWISLASNQLSGPIPAWLGQLSNLAILKLSNNSFSGPIPAELGNCQSLVWLDLNSNQLNGSIPAELAKQSGKMNVGLVIGRPYVYLRNDELSSECHGKGSLLEFTSIRPEELSRMPSKKLCNFTRVYMGSTEYTFNKNGSMIFLDLSFNQLDSEIPKELGNMFYLMIMNLGHNLLSGVIPPELAGAKKLAVLDLSHNQLEGPIPNSFSTLSLSEINLSNNQLNGSIPELGSLFTFPKISYENNSGLCGFPLLPCGHNAGSSSSNDRRSHRNQASLAGSVAMGLLFSLFCIVGIVIIAIECKKRKQINEEANTSRDIYIDSRSHSGTMNSNNWRLSGTNALSVNLAAFEKPLQKLTFNDLIVATNGFHNDSLIGSGGFGDVYKAQLKDGKVVAIKKLIHVSGQGDREFTAEMETIGRIKHRNLVPLLGYCKCGEERLLVYDYMSYGSLEDVLHDRKKVGIKLNWATRKKIAIGAARGLAYLHHNCIPHIIHRDMKSSNVLIDEQLEARVSDFGMARMMSVVDTHLSVSTLAGTPGYVPPEYYQSFRCTTKGDVYSYGVVLLELLTGKPPTDSTDFGEDNNLVGWVKQHSKSKVTDVFDPELVKEDPALEVELLEHLKIACLCLHDMPSKRPTMLKVMAMFKELQASSAVDSKTSECTGAMDDACFGDVEMTTLKEDKEEKD; from the coding sequence ATGGAATCACCGGGGCTGGTCGCTGTAGTGGCACTCTTCGTCGCCGTCGTGGCGgcggtcgccgccgacgacgctcAGCTGCTGGAGCAGTTCAAGGAGGCCGTGCCGAGCCAGAGCCAGGCCGCGGACTTCCGCGGGTGGAGCGCCAGCGACGGCGCCTGCAAGTTCCCTGGCGCCGGCTGCAGGGGCGGTCGGCTCACGTCGCTGTCGCTCGCCGCCGTCCCGCTCAATGCCGACTTCCGGGCCGTCGAGGCCACCCTGCTGCAGCTGGGCAGCCTCGAGACGCTCAGCCTGCGCGGCGCCAACGTCAGCGGCGCGCTGGCCGCCGTGCCCAGGTGTGGGGCCAAGCTGCAGTCGCTCGACCTGTCAGGGAATGCCGGCCTGAGGGGTTCCGTCGCCGACGTCGACGCGCTGGCCGCTGCCTGCGCCGGCCTTAGCGCCCTGAACCTCTCCGGCTGTTCGGTTGGTGGGCCGAGGTCTGCCGGCGCTGTCGCCTCCGGATTTGCCCGGCTGGACGCTCTCGACCTGTCCGACAACAAGATCTCCGGCGATGGCGACCTCCGCTGGATGGTGGGCGCCGGCGTCGGCGCAGTCCGCCGTCTGGACCTCTCCGGGAACAAGATCTCTGCGCTCCCGGAGTTCAACAACTGCTCTGGGCTGGAGTACCTCGACCTCTCCGGCAACCTCATCGCCGGCGAGGTAGCCGGCGGGATTCTTGCTGACTGCCGTGGCCTGAGAACGCTCAACCTCTCAGGCAACCACCTGGTCGGCCCGTTCCCGCCGGACGTCGCCGCCCTCACCTCGCTCGCCGCACTCAACCTGTCAAACAACAACTTCTCCAGCGAGCTCCCCGCCGACGCTTTCACCGAGCTACAGCAGCTCAAGGCGCTCTCCCTCTCCTTCAACCACTTCAACGGCACCATTCCGGACTCCTTGGCAGCGCTGCCGGAGCTCGACGTGCTGGACCTCAGCTCCAACTCCTTCTCCGGCACCATCCCTTCGTCCATCTGCCAAGGCCCCAACTCCAGCCTCCGCATGTTGTACCTCCAGAACAACTACCTCTCCGGCGCCATCCCGGAGTCAATCTCCAACTGCACCAGGCTCCAATCTCTCGACCTCAGCCTCAACAACATCAACGGCACCCTCCCCGCATCCCTCGGAAAGCTCGGGGAGCTCCGGGACCTCATTCTGTGGCAGAACTTGCTGGTGGGAGAGATTCCGGCGTCACTGGAAAGTTTGGACAAGCTCGAGCATCTCATCCTCGACTACAACGGGCTCACTGGTGGCATCCCGCCGGAACTCTCCAAGTGCAAGGATCTCAACTGGATATCCTTGGCGAGCAACCAGCTGTCAGGTCCGATCCCTGCTTGGCTTGGGCAGCTCAGCAACCTGGCCATCTTGAAGCTGAGCAACAATTCCTTCTCGGGGCCAATACCAGCTGAGCTCGGCAACTGCCAGAGCTTGGTCTGGCTGGACCTGAACAGCAACCAGCTTAACGGGTCAATACCGGCGGAACTGGCAAAACAGTCTGGGAAGATGAACGTCGGCCTTGTCATTGGGCGGCCGTATGTCTATCTTCGCAATGACGAGCTGAGCAGTGAGTGCCATGGCAAGGGGAGCTTGCTAGAGTTCACCAGCATCCGACCTGAAGAGCTCAGTCGGATGCCGAGCAAGAAGCTGTGCAACTTCACTAGGGTGTACATGGGGAGCACAGAGTATACCTTCAATAAGAATGGATCCATGATATTTCTGGATTTGTCATTTAATCAGCTCGACTCAGAGATCCCGAAGGAGCTTGGGAACATGTTCTACCTCATGATCATGAATCTTGGGCACAACTTACTGTCTGGTGTCATTCCACCTGAACTAGCTGGTGCCAAGAAGCTTGCAGTACTCGACCTGTCACACAACCAGTTGGAGGGCCCTATTCCCAACTCTTTCTCGACCTTGTCCTTGTCGGAGATCAACCTTTCAAATAATCAGCTGAATGGTTCAATTCCAGAGCTCGGTTCGCTGTTCACATTCCCGAAGATTTCATATGAGAATAACTCTGGTCTTTGTGGCTTCCCACTGTTGCCATGTGGACACAATGCAGGCTCAAGTTCTTCTAATGACCGCCGATCCCACCGGAACCAGGCTTCACTCGCAGGTAGTGTTGCAATGGGACTCTTGTTCTCGCTGTTTTGTATAGTTGGTATTGTCATCATAGCCATTGAGTGCAAGAAGCGGAAGCAGATCAATGAAGAGGCAAATACCTCTCGTGACATATACATTGATAGCCGGTCACATTCTGGGACTATGAATTCCAACAATTGGAGACTCTCTGGTACTAATGCCCTCAGCGTCAACCTTGCTGCATTCGAGaagccactgcagaaactcaccTTTAATGATCTTATTGTGGCCACGAATGGCTTCCACAATGATAGCCTAATTGGGTCTGGTGGTTTTGGGGATGTCTATAAGGCCCAGCTCAAGGATGGAAAGGTTGTTGCAATCAAGAAGCTTATACATGTGAGTGGCCAGGGTGACCGGGAGTTCACTGCAGAAATGGAGACGATTGGGAGGATCAAACATCGCAACCTTGTTCCGCTCCTTGGCTACTGCAAGTGTGGTGAGGAGCGGCTGTTGGTTTATGATTACATGAGTTATGGCAGCTTGGAAGATGTGTTGCACGACCGAAAAAAGGTCGGGATTAAGCTAAATTGGGCAACAAGAAAAAAGATCGCCATTGGTGCTGCAAGGGGATTGGCATACCTCCACCACAACTGTATTCCACACATCATCCATCGAGACATGAAGTCAAGCAATGTGCTTATCGATGAGCAATTAGAGGCAAGGGTATCTGATTTTGGTATGGCAAGGATGATGAGCGTGGTGGACACCCACCTGAGTGTGTCCACTCTCGCCGGCACTCCAGGTTATGTGCCACCAGAGTACTACCAGAGCTTCAGATGCACCACCAAGGGCGATGTGTATAGCTATGGTGTTGTATTGCTCGAGCTGCTCACTGGGAAACCGCCTACAGACTCAACTGACTTCGGTGAGGACAACAATCTTGTAGGATGGGTCAAACAACACTCAAAGTCGAAGGTCACAGATGTGTTTGATCCTGAACTGGTGAAGGAGGATCCAGCCTTGGAGGTCGAGCTACTGGAGCACCTAAAAATTGCTTGCTTATGCTTGCATGACATGCCATCAAAGCGTCCGACAATGCTGAAAGTCATGGCAATGTTCAAGGAGTTGCAGGCCAGTTCGGCGGTGGACTCAAAGACTTCCGAATGCACAGGTGCCATGGATGATGCATGCTTCGGAGATGTGGAGATGACGaccctgaaagaagacaaggaGGAGAAGGACTAG